From the genome of Solanum stenotomum isolate F172 chromosome 5, ASM1918654v1, whole genome shotgun sequence:
aggtcttctgcgtacactctatcctctccagaccccacttagtgggatttcactgtgtatgttgttgttgttgttagtcAATATCTTTGCGATGATTGATGCTTAAAATATTTGTGTCCTTTGAAATGTAGATGTGGATTGCGAAGGCAGAGTTTGATGAGTCTGGCCCATCAATTGTGCACAGGAAGTGTTTCTGATCAAAGCAAAGATAATCTGTGTCTCTCTGATATCGCGCTAAGCCTATGTTCTTTCTGTTTTGTTTCTTGATATAGCAGCTTTTGGATAGTTATTATTGCCTGTTGAACTAATTTCAGGTTTCTAGTTTCATTTGATTGTCTATGATGATTTTGTCAAATTTCCATGtactcattcattttttttctttatttttatagtcCAGGAGGACTaatgtaataagttgttcaactCACTTGAAGTGTGCTTTTCATTATATGCATTGCTCAAGGATGTTTTGTtgtatttcatgttttttttttgaatctttgcCTCCCCTAAGTGAGGCCTATTATTTCCTAGGCCTCTTTACTTGGAGAAATCAATATTACGTTTTAAATTGTTCTTATTATATGCatcttttaaatttaattctaatattttttatttgtcttatatATGACATTCGTAACCTAGGAGAACTCAAATAGGAGAATATTTgagggaattttttttaattgttatgagCATGCTGCTACAAATCATTTCATTTACTACTAAATATGTATGATTTATCCATTTTTGACCTAAGGTATTAAATAAGCAGTATAAAAAGTATAGGCTAATAGGATTAATGTTATTATATCATGTCTCTCTAAACAAAATTATGCTCCAATAAGATTAGGATTTAGAGTATAATCATACGCTAAATGaatttctttaattaaagttatcACGTACGATTGCATGTATATACATAAATTGACCTTAGATTAGAAGAGcttatgaagaaaaataacaaataaagatAAAGTATTTTTAGAagataaaacaaatttaaaattattcaaaaaaaaataaacacaaattgATTCTAATTGAAGATATAACAAAAATTCGACCACAAATGGAATGATTTGAATAATTGAAAAAGTTCAAATACATATTGTGTTAACtatcattcaaattaaattattttcttatagtGAAAAATTGTAATGAAAAGAACATATTTAGACTGAAAAATGACTATAGAAACTTCTAAAATAGATTAAGGAATGATATAAAACAACTCACAAACTTTAGAGCATAGTTGAAGAGTTTTTGTTGAAACGAAAAATAGTTTATTACTAAACGAAATTAACCCGATACAGACTATAGGAAGAGCAGACCAAAGTGTATAAAATTTTAACATAAGGTGGCTAAACAGCCCAAATTCTAAGTAGAGGTCTTTCCACAAATGCAATTTGAATTGCAAAAATGGGAATTATTTCTGTAATTTGACAAATGGGAACTTATTGCTTGTGTTCAACCCTCTTTAGATTTCCAGTAGATTATCCAGAGTGGTTGGTCACCCATAGCCATGGCCATGGTTGCTTACTTAGTGGTCGCAAACGACTACAAGCAGTTGCCACAAGTACTGTCAGTGTCGATGTTTCTCAGGACAGACGGACATGCGTTTTTTCTGCTACGAAGGCGCGGAAGCCAATAACTGCGGCGATACTGGCCGCAATTGCAGCATGTGCTGTGATTGTGGCGGTGAATGGGGCGGAGGCGTTGGCGGTGCCGGCGCAGATTGAAACGCAGCAGGAAATACTTGGAGAGACATTTTCGAATGTACCGCAAACGCTGTCTGGCGATTGTGTTGATGGTCAGAAGGATTGCAAGAAGGCGAGGATTCAAAGACCCAAGTCAAGGCAAGCAGAGATTTGCACTGTCAAATGTGTCAATACTTGTATTCGTGGTGACACTGGTGAAGGTCCTCTCAACGTTAGAAGGTATGATTTAATAACTTTGTATGTTATTAAGTCACTAATTTGACTACCAAGCCTTTGTTGGAACTGTTCCTTTTGATTTCCTATGGATTTATACAAATATGTTACTTAAATAGGGAGTGGATTACAAGGTGAGGAATTGAAAGTTCACATAGTCAACCAATAgagctactaagattccccTCCACACATGTTATTCCTATGACTACAATCTGTTCTCCGTATATCTGTCCAATTTTCAGAGGAGATAGATTTTGCATTATGTATTTGTTGGAAGATGAACTTAATTCAGCTAAGAAAGACTACCGAAGAGAGAAAGAGGACCAGAGTTCTGTCCAGAAAATTTGGAAATGTAAAAATATCTCCTTTTCAAGTACACTTGAGCAATACCCCCTTAGATACAAAAAGCTAACCATGGATTCAATAAGTTCGAACAACTAATCTATTAGCTCACCTAATCTAACTATTTACAACTTTAATTGGGAAGCACTTCTCCTCTTTGAATTCTCTAACCTGAAAGAGCTTCATGTCAAACTCCCCAGTCTGAAAGAAGGNagatacactaatttgatgcgcaaaaatgagggattttggagatttgtaaaacttataggggataatgataataagtaaactaaaatgtaggatttctgtaatttttcctatttcttAAGCCCCACAAATCGGCTTATTCAGGCCGGGCTAAAAAACTCTTTTCTTAAATGAGTTTCAAACGGCTCTAGTCACATTATAGGAATAGCGGACCAAAGtgtaaaaaattgaacataaggTGGCAAAACATCCCAAATTCTAAGTAGGGGTCTTTCCACAAATGCAATTCGAATTGCAAAAATCGGAATTactgatttctgtaatttgacAAATGGGAATATCTTGCTTGTGTTCAACTCTCTGTAGATTTCCAGTAGATTATCCAGAGTGGTTGGTCAGCCATAGCCATGGCTATGGCTGCTTACTTAGTGGTCGCAAACGACTACAAGCAGTTGCCACTAGTATTGTCAGTGTCGATGTTTGTCAGGAAAGACGGAAATGCGTTACTGCTACGAAGGCGCGGAATCCAGTAACTGCGGCGATACTGGCGGCAGCTGCAGCATGTGCTGTGATTGTGGCGGCGAATGGGGCGGAGGCATTGGCGGTGCCGGCGCAGATTGAAACACAACAGGAGATACTTGGGGAGACATTTTCGAATGTACCGCAAACGTTATCCGGCGATTGTGTTGATGGTCAGAAGAATTGCAAGAAGGCGAGGATTCAAAGACCTAAGTCAAGGCAAGCAGAGACTTGTACGGTCAAATGCGTCAATACTTGTATTCGTGGTGGCAGTGGATCTCCTGGTGAAGGTCCTCTTAACGTAAGAAGGTATGACTTGTATGTAATTTGACTACCAAGTCTTTGTTGAAACTGCTCCTTTTGATTGCCTATGGATTTAAACAAACATGTTACTTAAATAGGGAGGGGATTACAAGGTGAGGAATCGAAAGTTCACATAGTCAACCAATCGAGCTACTAAGGTTCCCCTCCACACATGTTATTCCTATGACTACAAACTGTTCTCCGTATATCTGTCTAATTTTCGGAGGAGATAGATTTTGCCTTTTGTATTTGTTGGAAGATGAACTTAATTCAGCTGAGAAAGACTAGCTAGGAGAGAAAGGGAGTGAGAGAAAGAGACCAGAGTTCTGTCCAGAAAATTTGGAAATGTAAAAATATCTCCATTTCAAGTACACTTGAGCAATGCCCCTTATATACAAAAATCTAACCGCGGATTCAATTAATTCGAACAATTAATCTATTAGCTCACCTAATCTAACTATTTACAACTTTAATCGGGAATCTCTTCTCTTCCTTGAATTCTCTAACCTGAAAGAGCTTCATGTCAAACTCCCCAGTCTGAAAGAAGGTAGACTTATTCTCCTATTGACGTGAATGATGAATCTCTTTTAGGTTAGGAAATCCGAGAAGTAGAAGTTTCTTTAAGAGGATAAATAGCAATGGTGGATAAAGACTATGCAGGATTGAAATTTTCTTTGCTGCTAGTATTTTCCTAGTTCCACATTCAAGATAGACCTACCAATTCTGACCGTGGTAGGAAGATTTTTTATTCCACCAAAAAGTTGTTCCATGATGGTGCAAAAGAGTATGTTAGAGCGAAAACTAAAAGTTTGTGAATGGGTGAGACCAATGTCACTCGACCTTGTATATTTATAGGTACATTAAGTAGAATGCCGACTCATTTAGTACATTTCCTGCTCCTATTGTTTATGAGATACCATTCCAAAATAAGCTACCAAATTTAGGTTACACTAATTAGGTAGCTATCTTATATAACCTGGATATATTTCTCCAATCCCCTTTGAGTTGGAATGTATGGATCATATGTTTCATAATTTGCCAGAAATGCATGTTGGCATCAAATCACAATTCTTTCTCTCGGGCTTGATAGGATGGaaaaaacaaaatcagaatATTGAAAATCAAATGGACAACCtcccaatatttttttaaatgtggcATTTCGTAGTTGCAACCTTCTAAATATAGAGTTATAACCTAAATTCTGAACACCTTCTCTTACAAAACCTGTTTGTAAGCATTCGTAGTTGACAGTAGGAAGGGTTGCAGCATAAAGCCTGCTCGAACAACTAACAATTAGCTCCGCAGTCGCCAATCAGGTTGACAGAAACCGAGACATAATGAGGGCAAGGAAGGTCATAAAGGGAgggagggagagagagagagggagtAAATCAGTTATACGTCAATCTTAGTGCATGTGGTCTTTAGAAACCATTTATATACTGGTAGATTTGAATGTAGAAAAGTGTTAAGTTAAAAGCTTCAAAGAAGCAGGAAATTAGCTTGTTAGGTAGAAGAATGTACACAGCCATTTCATTACAAAAAATTGGGGAGGAAAATGTACATTAGATACATTTTAAAACTAGATAGAAAGCATGAGGTACTCGTGATTTGAAAAGGGCAAGGATGTGAAGCTAATTCTAGCATTTCTTTCATGTTTGACATTATTTCGCTTAGATACCATACAGCTCTCTTAGTTTTACTTATGTCTTTGTTGACTATTGGTGAAGCGTGTCTTCTATAGAAGGATAAAAAGATACCAAGTACTCATATCTGAACAGATATGTTGCAGCTTTAAAATTGGAACTGAAGTTATATGGTACAGGCAGTTTGACTAATAATATGTAATTCAACTTCTTCTGGTCGATTCTTTTAATCTTCTGCTGTTCCTTTTTCTTTCGTCCCTTCTTGATAATGATTGAAAGTGTTTGCAGGAAAACATAAGCAGGTAAGCGAAAGGCTAATTAAATGCCTACTTCCATGGTATAGTATTTCTAGTTTACTTTATTGATAGATGATAACCTTATTAAAAATTCCATATTTCTTCTTCCTCCAACCTGCCCCCTATTCtatcaaaattttagaaaaaaaagaggagaaaaggagaagtaaaaaggaaaggaaaaatgaACACGGCATAAGAGGTTCCTTTCTGTAGAATTAATTGAATGTGGATAGGATGTGAGATATATTGACAAAGAGATATTGTTGAGAAAGTCTTGTCTCAAAAAAGATATTGTTGAGAAAGTCATTTTATGAGGTTTgattttacttcttttgtctacAGGCCTCTGGTGGTGTTTAAGCAAGGGTTTCGCAGTCGCCAATACTGGTAATTGCTTTTCCTTCAAACTCATCAGCTTTTATATTTCATCTCCTTAAGCCTCCATTTAGTAGATTATATTTGTCTACTCACAGTTGTGCAACTCATCACTTGCCAAATTCTTGTTAAAATATGCAATACTGAACAAGTAACCATACGTGGCAAGTTTGTATGTGCACCATAATTACAACTTTTTGTATTCTTAGTCTGGTCTGTAGAATAAGAAATATAACACAATGTTTGCCTAGTTTATAGGAAGAACTGTTCAAGCATAGACCAGGTCTTTTTCCTCTTCATGCAACTACTTCAATCTTTGTTTCTCCAGTCTTTACTTATTAACAGGTGAATAAATATCTGTGTTCACTTCCAACATCTACTAAAAGTCATATATCTTCAGCATCCTTGTTCCACGAAAGTAGAATAAGTAGCCAAATTAGGCAAAGAGGAAGTTCCTTATTCAATAAGCAGAAAAGGGAAAAGTTAAACAAGGAGATATAAACAGAAAGAATTTGAACAATATTGACGATCTCGCAAAGATGAGATTTCAATGAATTGTCATTTACTGAGCTCATCTTTTACATAATCGATCTTCTTTGACTGTACAAGAATATGTGAAGGTCAACATGTCTGGAAGCACAGgaaaacgtttttttttttttattgatatttttaccAGCATCCGGTATTGGGTCATTCATAGCATTACTATAACTTTCCTATTCATTGAGAGTTGGTTATTTGTCAACACTGGTTTAGCTTACGATGTATCTTGAAGCCCTTGGTCAAACAAGTATCTTACAAAAAGTCAACAAGGAATTCCATTAATAACTGGCCATTTTGATCCTTAGGAACAACTCTATGAATTTAATAGATTGTTTTAGGAGACCCAAATGGCTATAGATcgaattgaaaggatcttctgATCAATCAAGAGATCATTTGGATTCCATTAGTAATGAGGTTCGGAGTATCACATATTGATTAGTCAGaaagagattcaacaacaaaaagaatGGATCCATCGCTTTTACTTCTTATGACAGTATGACTTCTGCTTTTAAGACCAAGCCTACTTTTCCATCCTTCAACCTACCTAGagaaaaagtaaagaagacaTCATGATGTTGTTGCCATGGAAGATGGaaagttttaaaattagttGTGCTCTTCATTAAATGCTGGTCTTTAGTGTTGCTAAACCTTCAATTTTACATAAACACAATTCATACAAGTTTTGCCTGTACTGCTAAAAGCATGTCCACCTTTATTTATCCTATCGTACTTACTAAAAGGGGAATGAACTTATCTTTCATCTAATTTCCAACACCTACTGAAAATCAATATCTTCTACATCCTTACTACCTCGGAAGGCATAATCAGTGACCATGGTAAGTAACTATAGAAGTTGTTCAGTTAGAGATGAATATATAATTAGGAGAGATGGAGAAAATGATGTACATCTGTCTTCCTTCCTGCCTCTTCAACTTTTAAGATCAAGTTTACTTTTCTATCTTTTGATCTTGCTAAAGTAAAAGTTTAGGAAGCGTCGTATtgtttgtaaaataaataaaatgtagttTCATTCTTTCCTTGTTGAGACATAATCCCTATAAGTAACTAAAATATGCTTTTTCTAACTGCTAAAGCTTTTAGATAAGATGATCACAAACTCCAAAACAATATCTAAGCATGCAAGAAGTCCTGGGTCCAAATATGCGCCCGAAAAAATACCCAACTTCATGAGAAGCAAGCCCAACCTAAGTTGCGgggactcttcactttcgatTCCGCACCCGTGTCGGATTCACCAAAAATACACTAATTTGGAGAATCCATCATGCACCCATTGACATtcttgaagagtctgagcaacatagagCCGAACATGCCTTGCCTTAACCTGTTTCTCGGACAGCCAGCCCTCACCAGACTGTTGGCATTGCTAAATGCAGGAACATATTTCCACGTGTTTGGGCATGAGAACGAATCAAACCCACACATGAGGAGGTGTGATGGGACATAAtataattatgtaattaaaagTGTGTTCTCTAtaacaacttaaatttttagatAAGATTGATAACACATTTCAAAAATGAAATGCTTGGTACTTGCCATTGCGgcctaaatttttttataaatgttgaAATTGAGCTACATTTGAAATCTTTTGAATAGTAGAGACCAAACTGAGCGGGGACATCACAGAAGTTGTTAGAGATATTTGGGGGAATAAATGGGTAGATTATGTTCATCTGGAAGCTAGCAGGACTAGAGGAGGCATTGTGATAATGTGGGATAAGAGGGACTAGGAAGGGAAACTGGGCAGTGTGGGAATGTACTCGTTTCTTGCAGTCTCGTAGGGAAACACAAGACTTCAAATGGCACCTAACATGCATATATGCTCCAAATAATAGACTAGAAAGGGAGGAAACTTGGGGGGGGGGAGGAAATAGGGGCTGCTAGGGGGTCTCTTTTCAGTTACTTGGATTTTATGTGGGGATTTCAACACAACTAAGCATCCATCAGAAAAGAAGAATTGCAGAAGAATCAACAGAGTCATGTCTGACTTATCAGAGTTCATTGAGGACATGGAACTTGTAGATTTGGATTTGAAAGGGGGAAAGTATACATGAAAGAAAGGAGATAGGCATGACAGCGCAGCAAGATTAGACAGAATACTCATCTCAGATGAGATGGATGATAGCTTCAGATACATTAAGCAGTATGTTCTACAAAGGATCACTTCGGGTCACACCCCATGGTGGTTGCAAACAGAAGGCTTCAAGGAAAGGGTAAAGGAGTGCTGGGATTCCTTTAAGTATGAGGGCGGCCCTGACTATATCCTAACGGCAAAACTGAAAGCTCTAAAGGTAAAATTGAAGGAGTGGAGTAAGACAAGGCAGGGGAAATTGGGGGTTCAAAAACAAAATGTTCTATCACAGTTAGAAGCAATAGAAAAGATACTGGAATGCAGAGCCTTGAAGGAGGAAAAAATAACATCCAGCATAGCACTCACAGTGAGATTGCCTGGAGACAGCGGTCCAGGGAAACTTGGCTAAAAGAGGGCGATAGAAACACAAATTTCTTCCACAAAACCGCAAATTTCCTCGGGAGACTTAACACTATAGATAAGCTGAAAGTTGGGgtggggggggtgggggggtgggAGGGGGGGGGGTAATGGTGGAGGACCCAGGAGAGGTGAAGAAAGAGGTAGTCTCATACTATGAAAGATTGTACACAGAAACTGAGGAATGGAGACCACAACTTGAAATGGAGAATTGTCCCAGGATCAGTGTTTAGGATAATCTAGTATTGATGGCTCCGTTTGTTTCCCAAGAAGTTTTTGAAAGCATCAAAGCATGTGCTGGAGTTAAGGCCCCCGGATCTGATGATTATTCTATGGAGTTTTTCAAACAATGCTGGGAAACAATCAAAGTGGACCAAGTAGCTACAATGTAAAATTTTCAGGCGAAagctttttttgaaaaaagccTGAATGCTACATTTGTGGCGTTGATTCCAAAAAAAGTGGGGGCGAAGGAGTTAAATGATTACAGACCTATAAGCTTGATTGGGAGAGTGTACAAGATCATAGCTAAGTTATTAGTAGAAAGATTAAAGAAAGTGATCCATGGTTCTGTTGGCAGACAACAAATAGCATTCATCAAAGGGAGACAAATAATGGATGCAATCTTAATTGCAAATGAGTGTGTAGATCCTAGATAAAACAGCAAGAAACCAGGAATTATGTGCAAGCTGGACATTCAGAAGGCATATGACTACTTGAATTGGAATTTTCTGCTAAAGCTAATGGAGAAGATGGGGTTTGAATTTAGGTGGATCAAGTAGATAGAACATTGCATTAGCACAGTCAAATTCTTAGTGTTTATACCaaatggattcctttcatcccaGAGGGGTTTGAGACAGGGTGATGCCTTGTCTTCATTTTTGTTCAAAGTGGCAATGGAGGGCATGAGCAATCTACTAAAATAGAGCAAGAGGGAAAAGGTGGATTAGAGGTTTCCAGTTGAGTGAGACAAACAGTTTAGAAGTAACACACTTACAGTATGCAGATGGCACCTTAGTATTTTGTGAAGCAAAAGAGGGACAAGTTCTAATATTGAGGGTCATCTTCATAATTTTTGAAGCAGTCTCTGGGTTACATATAAACTGGAGGAAGAATTTTATATATCCTATCAACACAGTCAGTGAGATAGATGCTCGAGCAAGCAAATTAGGAGGAAGTGTAGGGGAGCTTCCAACTACATATCTTGGAATGCCTTTGGGTGCTAAAAGTAAGTCCGCAACAATTTGGAATGGGGTGGTGAAAAATGTACAAAAAGGCTTACAAATTGAAAAGTCAACACCTCTCCAGGGGAGGCGGACTAACCCTAGTAAACAGTGTATTAGACACATTGCCTTCCTACGTGATGTCCATTTTCCCAATGCCTGCTAGTGTTATCAAGAAAATAGATGTCCTAAGAAGGAACTTTTTATGGCAGGGGAATGCAGATAAGAAGAAGTATCACCTAGTTAAGTGGGAGGAGCACTTAGTGAACAAGAAAGCAGGAGGTCTAAGTATCAGGAATAGGAAAAAGCAGAATCAAAGCCTGATGATGAAATTATTGTGGAAATTTGCTACTGAAGAAGGAATGCTTTGGAAAGTTGTCATTCTTGCAAAGTATGGTATGGAAGATAATTGGATGACTAAGAATGTCACAACACCCTATGGATGTTCAGTCTAGAGAGCTAGTAGGAATCTTTGACCAATGATGCAGATTAGAACTAAGGTGAGGATAGGAAATGGGCAGAAAACCTCATTTTGGCATGACAAGTGGCAGGGATTTTAACATTGAAACAACAACATCCGGAGCTATACACTCTAAGCCAGCAAAAACAAGTCACAATTGCCATGATGTGGACTGGACAAGGATGAAATCTATATCTAAGGTGATATCTGTATGATTGGGAGATCGGGAGGATAATAGAATTCTATAACTCAGTAGCAAGATTCAACAATCTGACTGAAGAAGTGGACAGACTAGAATGGAACAGAAACAGTAAGGGAATTTTCTGTCAAATCTGCATACAGGGAGCTAAATGTAGGAGTGGTGAAGGAAAAAGATTGGCCTTGGAAGATGATATGGAAACCAAAAATTCCCTACAAAGTTCATTGTTTCATCTGGCTTTTGGCCAAAGAAGCAGTGTTAACTCATGATAATCTGAACAAAAGGGGTCACCAACTAACTTCTGGGTGTTTTTATGTGGGGAACAAGCTGAGACAATCAACCATCTTTTTTTGCATTGCAAATGGATAGACCAACTTTGGAGGATGTTCATCAGTATGAAAGGGATTAGTTAGGTGAAACTTGGAAGCATTGCAGATGTTCTAAGATGCTGGAATATGGATTGTAATGTGAGCaagaaggaagaaagatggAAGATCGTCCCGGCATGCATTTGGTGGTCAATTTGGATTGAGAGGAACAAAAGGTGCTTTGAGGGGACTCAGAACAACATTCAGAATCTTAAAATGAGTTGTTTAggacttttttatttttggtgtgtGCAAAAACTATTAGCTCAAATAGTCTATTTGTgatgttttaaactttttgtGAGGCACAGAATTGAATTGCAAGTTGTAAGTTGTAATACTTTTGAAGGGGAACTACACTTTGGTTGTAGTATACCTGTGGTCCTGTGGATATGTAGAAGTAAAGTtgctattataaaaaaaaagaaaaagggagcAAACAATGTGATGAAAGCTGCATCAAACTAGGATGTTAACTGTGTAATATCCGTAGGA
Proteins encoded in this window:
- the LOC125865542 gene encoding uncharacterized protein LOC125865542 isoform X3, which codes for MGTYCLCSTLFRFPVDYPEWLVTHSHGHGCLLSGRKRLQAVATSTVSVDVSQDRRTCVFSATKARKPITAAILAAIAACAVIVAVNGAEALAVPAQIETQQEILGETFSNVPQTLSGDCVDGQKDCKKARIQRPKSRQAEICTVKCVNTCIRGDTGEGPLNVRRPLVVFKQGFRSRQYCLVECSDICNLMKDGEDGP
- the LOC125865542 gene encoding uncharacterized protein LOC125865542 isoform X1 produces the protein MGTYCLCSTLFRFPVDYPEWLVTHSHGHGCLLSGRKRLQAVATSTVSVDVSQDRRTCVFSATKARKPITAAILAAIAACAVIVAVNGAEALAVPAQIETQQEILGETFSNVPQTLSGDCVDGQKDCKKARIQRPKSRQAEICTVKCVNTCIRGGSGSPGEGPLNVRRPLVVFKQGFRSRQYCLVECSDICNLMKDGEDGP
- the LOC125865542 gene encoding uncharacterized protein LOC125865542 isoform X2, encoding MGISCLCSTLCRFPVDYPEWLVSHSHGYGCLLSGRKRLQAVATSIVSVDVCQERRKCVTATKARNPVTAAILAAAAACAVIVAANGAEALAVPAQIETQQEILGETFSNVPQTLSGDCVDGQKNCKKARIQRPKSRQAETCTVKCVNTCIRGGSGSPGEGPLNVRRPLVVFKQGFRSRQYCLVECSDICNLMKDGEDGP